A window of Halomonas sp. GFAJ-1 contains these coding sequences:
- a CDS encoding 2-nitropropane dioxygenase, which yields MLTRLTASLTLPVIGSPMFIVSGPELVIAQCQSGIIGAFPALNARPAEALRDWLQHITQTLADYDEQHPDKPSAPFAVNQIVHPTNDRLEHDVALCAEFKVPLVITSLHAPNQVVEQVHAYGGLVFHDVTTLRHAKKAIDAGVDGLILVCHGAGGHAGRLNPFAFVAEVRRFYDGPLVLAGAITSGEQIAAAQALGVDFVYMGTRFIATQEANAQAAYKQMVLEAGAGDIVYTNLFTGVHGNYLRQSIEQAGLDPDALPEGDKASMRYGSGGSSKAKAWRDIWGAGQGVGGIATLNSVAEEVTTLRDDYQKALEKAQSHLRRL from the coding sequence ATGCTAACGCGCCTAACTGCCTCGTTAACTCTGCCGGTAATTGGCTCCCCTATGTTTATCGTCTCTGGGCCTGAATTAGTGATTGCCCAGTGCCAATCAGGGATCATCGGTGCCTTTCCGGCATTAAATGCTCGGCCCGCCGAAGCGCTCCGTGATTGGCTACAGCACATTACCCAAACACTGGCTGACTATGACGAGCAGCACCCCGATAAGCCCTCAGCACCCTTTGCGGTTAACCAAATTGTGCACCCCACTAACGATCGCCTAGAGCACGATGTTGCACTGTGCGCCGAGTTTAAGGTGCCCCTGGTGATTACTAGCCTGCATGCACCTAATCAGGTAGTGGAGCAGGTGCACGCCTATGGTGGACTGGTTTTTCACGATGTCACCACGTTGCGGCACGCCAAGAAAGCCATTGATGCGGGTGTCGATGGGCTGATACTGGTATGCCACGGCGCGGGTGGTCATGCGGGGCGATTAAACCCCTTTGCGTTTGTCGCTGAGGTTCGCCGTTTCTATGATGGTCCGCTGGTGTTAGCGGGGGCCATTACCAGCGGTGAGCAAATAGCGGCTGCCCAGGCGCTAGGCGTGGATTTTGTGTATATGGGTACGCGCTTTATTGCCACCCAGGAAGCCAACGCCCAAGCGGCCTATAAGCAGATGGTACTGGAGGCGGGGGCAGGAGACATTGTATATACCAACCTATTTACTGGCGTGCACGGTAACTACCTACGGCAAAGTATTGAGCAGGCGGGGTTGGATCCTGATGCGCTGCCTGAAGGCGATAAAGCCTCAATGCGCTATGGTTCAGGGGGTAGCAGTAAAGCAAAAGCATGGCGGGATATTTGGGGCGCGGGCCAGGGCGTAGGTGGTATTGCAACGCTTAATAGCGTGGCCGAAGAAGTGACCACGCTACGTGATGATTACCAGAAGGCCTTGGAGAAAGCGCAATCTCATTTGCGGCGGCTTTGA
- a CDS encoding electron transfer flavoprotein subunit beta encodes MKILVAVKRVIDYNVKIRVKADHSDVDLTNVKMAMNPFCEIAVEEAVRLKEKGVATEVVAVTVGPKAAQEQLRTALALGADRAIHIETDERVESLAVAKLLAKVVEEEQPGMVILGKQAIDTDNNQTGQMLAALTSLPQGTFASEVAVDGDKVNVTREIDGGLQTIALTLPAIVTTDLRLNEPRYAKLPDIMKAKKKPLDVKTPADYGVEVASKVSLMKVESPAERKGGVKVASVDELIDKLKNEAKVL; translated from the coding sequence ATGAAAATACTCGTCGCGGTTAAACGCGTCATTGATTACAACGTCAAAATCCGTGTCAAAGCGGATCACTCAGACGTTGATCTTACCAATGTCAAAATGGCCATGAATCCGTTTTGCGAAATTGCTGTGGAAGAGGCGGTGCGCCTGAAAGAGAAAGGCGTGGCCACGGAAGTCGTGGCCGTAACGGTGGGGCCCAAAGCGGCCCAGGAGCAGCTGCGTACGGCGCTGGCGCTGGGTGCGGATCGCGCCATTCATATCGAAACCGATGAGCGCGTTGAATCTCTGGCGGTTGCCAAGCTGCTGGCTAAGGTGGTCGAGGAAGAGCAGCCGGGCATGGTCATTCTTGGCAAGCAAGCCATCGATACCGACAACAACCAAACCGGCCAAATGCTGGCAGCGTTGACTAGCCTGCCGCAGGGCACGTTCGCCTCAGAAGTGGCGGTGGACGGAGACAAAGTAAACGTTACCCGTGAAATTGACGGCGGCCTGCAAACTATTGCACTGACGCTGCCGGCGATTGTTACTACAGACCTGCGTTTGAATGAGCCGCGCTACGCCAAACTCCCCGATATCATGAAGGCCAAGAAAAAGCCGCTGGATGTGAAAACGCCTGCTGATTACGGCGTCGAGGTGGCTTCCAAGGTGAGCCTAATGAAAGTGGAATCGCCAGCTGAGCGTAAAGGCGGTGTCAAGGTTGCCTCCGTAGACGAGCTAATCGACAAACTAAAAAACGAAGCCAAAGTACTTTAA
- a CDS encoding pimeloyl-CoA dehydrogenase large subunit — translation MNLTFSPEEQAFREEVRRFLADALPSDISERVRLGRHLSADDHLRWQNILSEQGWLASNWPKEHGGPGWGPVQRHIFDEECAAAHAPTVVPFGVNMVAPVLMKFGSTEQQQHYLPRILSNQDWWCQGYSEPGAGSDLAGLNTRAVRDGDHYIVNGQKTWTTLGQHANMLFCLVRTDPDAKKQAGISFLLIDMQTPGITVRPIITLDGAHEVNEIFLDNVRVPIENRVGEEGQGWTCAKFLLTHERTGIAGLGHAKQALRHLKSLASRIQHRGKPLLALPSFRQRVVKAELELMALEVTNLRVIAAARDGGAPGAESSLLKVRGSELRQELSELTRRALGPAALPFFPEFLHGDERLDDAYTQSAAASAQYLNRRKLSIYGGSNEIQKSIVAKTILEM, via the coding sequence ATGAACCTCACCTTTAGCCCCGAAGAGCAGGCGTTTCGCGAAGAAGTGCGGCGCTTTCTGGCGGATGCGTTACCCAGCGATATCAGCGAACGCGTGCGCCTAGGGCGTCACCTTAGCGCTGATGACCACCTGCGCTGGCAGAATATTCTCAGCGAGCAGGGTTGGCTGGCATCTAACTGGCCAAAGGAGCACGGCGGCCCAGGTTGGGGGCCGGTGCAGCGGCATATATTCGATGAAGAGTGCGCCGCTGCTCACGCGCCAACGGTGGTTCCTTTTGGCGTCAACATGGTGGCCCCCGTCCTCATGAAATTTGGCAGCACAGAACAGCAGCAGCACTACCTGCCGCGTATTTTGAGTAACCAGGACTGGTGGTGCCAAGGCTATTCCGAGCCCGGCGCTGGCTCTGACTTAGCAGGTCTGAATACCCGTGCCGTGCGGGACGGTGATCACTATATTGTTAACGGTCAGAAGACCTGGACCACGTTGGGTCAGCACGCCAACATGCTGTTCTGTTTGGTACGCACCGATCCCGATGCCAAGAAGCAGGCCGGCATTAGCTTTTTGCTGATTGATATGCAGACGCCTGGTATTACCGTGCGGCCAATTATTACCCTCGATGGTGCTCACGAAGTTAACGAAATCTTTTTAGACAATGTTCGTGTGCCGATTGAAAACCGCGTTGGTGAAGAAGGCCAGGGCTGGACCTGCGCCAAGTTTTTGCTTACCCATGAGCGCACCGGCATTGCCGGGCTCGGTCACGCTAAGCAGGCCCTGCGGCATTTAAAGTCACTGGCCAGCCGCATTCAGCATCGCGGCAAGCCGCTGCTGGCGCTGCCCAGCTTTCGTCAGCGGGTGGTGAAGGCCGAGCTTGAGCTAATGGCGCTGGAAGTCACCAATTTACGTGTGATTGCCGCTGCCCGTGACGGCGGCGCACCCGGCGCAGAAAGCTCACTGCTAAAAGTACGTGGCTCGGAACTTCGCCAAGAACTAAGTGAACTCACTCGGCGCGCGCTTGGCCCCGCCGCACTGCCCTTCTTTCCTGAGTTCCTGCATGGCGATGAACGCTTAGATGATGCCTACACGCAAAGCGCTGCGGCAAGTGCCCAGTATTTAAACCGTCGCAAGCTATCAATTTATGGCGGCTCCAACGAAATACAAAAAAGTATTGTCGCCAAAACAATTTTAGAAATGTGA
- a CDS encoding enoyl-CoA hydratase, translating to MSDHPSQLVTVSAIENGVVEVAIARPEVRNALNEDTALALNKALSAVAANEQIRCVILSGEGSSFCAGADLAEFEKASSQPASERLETLFLPALRGLMAMNKPVIAAVSGAAAGIGVSYVLASDMVVMGRSAYLKLAFINIGLIPDGGACWHLVRKLGHAQAFEMAALATPISAERCLELGLANRAVEDDQVLQEARTLAKMLVEQSTQALSATKRALREAAQRSLSDTMALEGELQDQCKASEEFQARLAAFRQSRRK from the coding sequence ATGTCAGATCACCCCAGCCAGTTAGTGACTGTCAGCGCTATTGAAAACGGCGTAGTAGAAGTCGCCATTGCACGTCCTGAAGTACGTAATGCCCTTAATGAAGACACCGCCCTAGCGCTCAACAAAGCGCTGTCGGCGGTAGCCGCCAATGAGCAGATACGATGCGTCATCCTTAGCGGCGAGGGCAGCTCTTTTTGTGCCGGTGCTGACCTGGCGGAGTTTGAGAAGGCATCGTCTCAACCGGCTAGCGAACGATTGGAGACGCTCTTCTTACCTGCTCTACGCGGTTTGATGGCAATGAATAAGCCCGTCATTGCGGCAGTGTCCGGTGCAGCAGCAGGTATTGGTGTTTCTTATGTTCTCGCCAGCGATATGGTAGTAATGGGGCGATCAGCCTACCTGAAGCTTGCCTTTATTAATATTGGCTTGATTCCCGATGGCGGCGCCTGTTGGCATTTAGTACGCAAGCTTGGTCACGCCCAGGCCTTTGAAATGGCCGCCTTGGCGACGCCGATTTCAGCAGAGCGATGCTTGGAACTCGGCTTGGCCAATCGAGCGGTTGAAGATGACCAGGTGTTACAGGAAGCTCGCACGCTCGCAAAAATGCTGGTTGAACAGTCAACCCAGGCACTAAGCGCCACCAAGCGAGCGTTGCGTGAAGCAGCGCAACGCTCGCTAAGTGACACCATGGCATTAGAAGGCGAGCTTCAAGATCAGTGCAAAGCGTCTGAAGAGTTTCAGGCGCGGCTAGCCGCGTTTCGTCAAAGCCGCCGCAAATGA
- a CDS encoding acyl-CoA dehydrogenase has product MDFALTDEQRMLEETLTRLVTDQVSPEQRRSMLSSANAERSPLWHTFAELGLLHMPFSEDVGGLGGDGTDLMIIMQALGRGLVPEAYLAGLVLPGQLLALTANGEQQKRWLTPLLEGEHQLALAWQEHDARYDAFDVSTHAAQRDGQWHINGRKDVVLNLGAAAATLVIARLDSGKLALFVVPHNTAGTSSHLYLTMDDQPAGDLTLDNVTLPPENCLSEDVSDALADLLALGRAALCAQAIGAMEEACDQTLAYLKERKQFGLPLSTFQALQHRMVDMHLHLEQSRSMAILAATSLTLPASERDYKIAAAKAYCGESARFIAEQAIQLHGGMGMTEECYVAHYAKHLVMFDHYLGDSDYHLETVSDLLDVA; this is encoded by the coding sequence ATGGATTTTGCTTTAACCGACGAGCAGCGCATGCTCGAAGAGACGCTTACTCGCTTGGTGACTGACCAAGTATCCCCCGAACAGCGCCGTTCAATGCTCAGCAGCGCTAACGCTGAACGCTCCCCACTGTGGCACACCTTTGCTGAGCTGGGCCTGCTGCATATGCCCTTCAGCGAAGACGTTGGCGGCTTAGGCGGCGACGGCACCGACCTAATGATAATCATGCAGGCACTCGGCCGCGGCCTAGTGCCTGAAGCTTACTTAGCTGGCCTAGTATTACCAGGCCAGCTATTAGCGCTTACTGCCAACGGCGAACAGCAAAAACGTTGGCTCACTCCGCTGCTGGAAGGCGAGCATCAGCTGGCATTGGCCTGGCAGGAGCATGACGCCCGCTACGATGCGTTTGACGTGTCCACCCACGCCGCTCAACGTGACGGCCAGTGGCATATCAACGGCAGAAAGGACGTGGTTCTTAACCTGGGGGCCGCTGCAGCCACTTTGGTAATCGCCCGATTAGACAGCGGTAAATTAGCGCTATTTGTGGTGCCCCACAATACCGCAGGTACATCTTCGCACCTCTACCTGACCATGGACGACCAGCCCGCCGGTGATCTAACGCTAGATAACGTCACGCTGCCGCCAGAAAACTGCTTGAGCGAAGATGTCAGCGATGCACTGGCCGATTTGCTAGCCCTTGGCCGCGCCGCACTATGCGCGCAGGCTATTGGTGCCATGGAAGAGGCCTGCGACCAAACGCTTGCCTATTTAAAAGAACGCAAGCAGTTTGGTTTGCCGCTATCGACCTTCCAGGCGCTTCAGCACCGTATGGTGGATATGCACCTGCATCTGGAGCAGTCCCGCTCCATGGCCATTTTAGCCGCCACTAGCCTTACGCTGCCTGCCAGCGAACGGGATTATAAAATTGCCGCAGCCAAAGCTTATTGCGGTGAGTCGGCACGCTTTATTGCCGAGCAGGCGATTCAACTTCACGGCGGCATGGGCATGACAGAAGAGTGCTATGTGGCTCACTACGCTAAACACCTAGTAATGTTTGATCACTACCTAGGCGACAGTGACTACCACCTTGAAACGGTCAGCGATCTATTAGACGTCGCCTAA
- a CDS encoding C4-dicarboxylate ABC transporter substrate-binding protein — MHTKTKISFKLSGVAIGILFAGQAVAMPNALNWTAYGTGTSGHAQIMAISQLLQEEYGTQSRVIPGENDTMRMTPLKTGRVDLCACGIASYYGSEGVMMFAGPDWGPQPIRVISTSIATFGLGMAVAGDVEIDSIADLEGKRLAYLRGDDALNKAAEAYLAFAGLTWDDVERVDFPGYNAAFDGIISGRADAAITTTVTPAAQRLSASPRGLQWPTLPTEDKDGWERMLDVAPYFQPHDVTAGAGINADAPLASASYPYPIMVSNADLAPETARGLITTLTESFDDYKDNAPGASGYALENQNMTWVVPFHDAVVDYYRDTGVWTEAMEEHQKALVERQALLMDTWESYKADAPEDEEAFIAGWMTARRAALENASMNPVF; from the coding sequence ATGCACACAAAAACAAAAATCTCATTTAAATTAAGCGGAGTAGCGATTGGTATTTTGTTCGCGGGCCAAGCGGTTGCTATGCCTAATGCGCTTAACTGGACTGCCTACGGCACCGGAACCAGTGGCCACGCGCAAATCATGGCCATCAGTCAGCTACTGCAGGAAGAGTACGGCACCCAATCTCGCGTTATTCCTGGCGAGAACGACACAATGCGCATGACGCCTTTAAAAACAGGCCGGGTTGACCTTTGCGCCTGCGGCATTGCCAGCTACTACGGTTCTGAAGGCGTTATGATGTTTGCAGGCCCCGACTGGGGGCCACAGCCTATTCGCGTTATTTCCACGTCCATAGCCACTTTTGGCTTAGGTATGGCTGTGGCAGGTGACGTTGAGATTGACTCAATCGCTGACCTTGAGGGTAAACGACTGGCCTACCTACGAGGAGACGATGCCCTCAACAAGGCCGCAGAGGCGTATTTGGCGTTTGCCGGTCTGACGTGGGATGACGTTGAACGCGTTGACTTCCCCGGCTACAACGCAGCCTTTGATGGCATAATCAGCGGTCGAGCCGATGCTGCTATCACCACCACCGTCACGCCAGCTGCGCAGCGCCTTTCTGCCAGCCCTCGCGGATTACAGTGGCCTACATTACCCACAGAAGATAAAGACGGCTGGGAGCGCATGCTCGACGTCGCACCCTACTTTCAGCCCCACGACGTTACTGCAGGGGCTGGTATTAATGCCGACGCCCCACTCGCCAGCGCAAGCTACCCTTACCCCATTATGGTCAGCAATGCCGACCTTGCTCCAGAAACTGCGCGCGGGTTGATCACCACGCTGACTGAATCATTTGATGACTATAAAGACAACGCCCCAGGTGCAAGCGGCTATGCGCTGGAAAATCAGAACATGACCTGGGTGGTGCCTTTTCACGATGCGGTTGTTGACTATTATCGAGACACTGGCGTCTGGACAGAGGCAATGGAAGAGCATCAAAAAGCACTGGTCGAGCGCCAGGCACTTCTGATGGATACCTGGGAAAGCTATAAAGCAGATGCCCCGGAGGACGAAGAAGCCTTTATAGCGGGATGGATGACAGCGCGTCGCGCGGCGTTGGAAAACGCCAGCATGAATCCCGTCTTTTAA
- a CDS encoding C4-dicarboxylate ABC transporter: MTKNTAPASTQQVKEKISQIRQLPSAIRWIPATVTVALMLMTLDYLFNIGWLTFVTGLETQFYYAVVALLLPLVFLLWPMRSSLQDRPIPWYDYLLSAITLTVGGYFVYNAVPILERGWAFAAPDLAIYASYAYWLLIIEAARRAGGLPIAIIAGLFSLYPLVADIVPGPIQAFPSTLEQTAMYHTMSTESIMGVPLQAFAGLVIGFLVFGVVLQKSGGGKFFINLAFALLGHVRGGPAKVSIFSSGLMGSMSGSVISNVLTTGVLSIPAMRRIGMTRSFAGGVEACASTGGVLMPPVMGATAFVMAMFLDIPYSTIALAAVIPSVLYFLGLFIQIDAYAARNDIKGLPVVELPSLWQTLKEGWYFIFVFALLVWMLLVMQREAVAPFYATALLLVLNQLSKHNRWGWKDVGDTLSSAAKLFAELIAILAGVGMLVGALSMTGLSGTIANDFINIAGGSVPLLLIMGAVTSFVLGIGMTVTAAYIFLAVALAPALIQGGGLDPMAVHMFILYWGMLSFITPPVALGAFAAATVAGARPMATGLQAMRLGSVIYFIPFLFVLNPALIMQGEPLTIVAVFIQAVIGIILFASAMQGYLIGIGRLGYGVLQETIIRGLILIAGLLLALPGGGMVPLSQLELLGMAVAALIPGVLLARLSQRHHQRSHSASA, translated from the coding sequence ATGACCAAAAATACCGCGCCCGCCTCTACGCAACAAGTGAAAGAAAAGATCAGCCAAATTCGTCAGCTTCCGTCGGCGATACGCTGGATTCCAGCCACTGTCACCGTCGCTTTAATGCTGATGACGCTGGACTACTTATTCAATATCGGCTGGCTTACCTTTGTGACGGGTCTGGAGACGCAGTTCTATTACGCTGTCGTTGCCTTGCTTTTGCCGCTGGTTTTTTTGCTATGGCCTATGCGCAGCAGCCTACAAGATCGCCCTATTCCCTGGTACGACTACTTACTTAGCGCCATAACGCTCACTGTCGGCGGCTATTTTGTTTATAACGCGGTACCTATTTTAGAACGCGGTTGGGCGTTTGCTGCACCTGACCTCGCTATCTACGCCAGCTACGCCTATTGGCTGCTGATTATTGAAGCAGCTCGACGTGCAGGTGGCTTACCTATCGCCATTATTGCCGGGTTGTTCTCACTCTACCCATTGGTGGCCGATATTGTCCCCGGCCCAATTCAAGCGTTTCCATCGACCCTTGAACAAACCGCCATGTACCACACCATGAGCACTGAAAGCATCATGGGCGTACCGCTGCAAGCATTTGCGGGCCTAGTGATCGGCTTTCTGGTATTTGGCGTGGTGCTGCAGAAAAGCGGTGGCGGTAAATTTTTTATTAACCTGGCCTTTGCACTATTAGGACATGTCCGCGGTGGCCCTGCCAAAGTATCGATTTTCTCAAGTGGCTTAATGGGCTCAATGAGCGGCAGTGTGATCAGCAACGTGCTGACTACCGGTGTTTTGTCGATTCCGGCGATGCGACGCATTGGCATGACCCGCTCTTTTGCTGGGGGTGTAGAAGCCTGCGCCTCTACCGGCGGTGTATTAATGCCACCCGTTATGGGTGCCACCGCCTTTGTTATGGCAATGTTTTTGGATATTCCTTACTCCACTATTGCTCTTGCCGCAGTTATTCCTTCGGTACTCTATTTTTTGGGATTATTTATACAGATCGACGCTTACGCGGCGCGTAACGATATTAAAGGCTTGCCTGTGGTTGAGCTGCCTTCGCTTTGGCAAACCCTAAAAGAGGGCTGGTACTTTATCTTCGTGTTCGCGCTCTTGGTGTGGATGTTACTGGTGATGCAACGAGAAGCCGTTGCACCCTTTTACGCAACAGCGCTACTGCTGGTTCTTAACCAACTCTCAAAACATAACCGCTGGGGCTGGAAGGATGTTGGCGATACGTTGTCGTCTGCCGCCAAGCTGTTTGCTGAGCTAATTGCCATTTTGGCGGGTGTAGGCATGCTGGTGGGCGCGCTTTCCATGACCGGCCTTTCCGGCACCATTGCCAACGACTTTATCAACATCGCCGGTGGCAGCGTGCCACTTCTGCTGATCATGGGTGCCGTAACCAGTTTCGTGCTAGGTATTGGAATGACGGTTACCGCGGCCTATATCTTCCTGGCGGTGGCGCTAGCCCCGGCACTCATTCAAGGCGGAGGCCTTGATCCCATGGCGGTACACATGTTCATCCTCTATTGGGGCATGTTGAGTTTTATTACGCCACCCGTGGCACTCGGTGCTTTTGCCGCAGCGACCGTGGCTGGCGCTCGGCCAATGGCAACCGGCCTACAGGCCATGCGCTTAGGCAGCGTGATTTACTTTATCCCTTTCCTGTTTGTCCTTAATCCCGCGCTGATTATGCAGGGCGAGCCGTTGACGATAGTGGCCGTGTTTATCCAAGCGGTGATTGGCATCATTCTATTTGCATCAGCGATGCAGGGTTATCTGATTGGGATCGGCCGTCTCGGCTATGGCGTACTACAAGAGACCATCATCCGCGGCCTGATCTTAATCGCGGGACTGCTGCTGGCCCTGCCCGGCGGAGGCATGGTGCCGCTAAGCCAGCTTGAACTGCTTGGCATGGCCGTCGCAGCGCTAATTCCTGGCGTGCTACTAGCGCGCTTAAGCCAGCGCCACCATCAGCGCTCACATTCAGCTAGCGCTTAA
- a CDS encoding electron transfer flavoprotein subunit beta: MSILVLADLHEGQLAGATAHVVAAAKAIGGDIDVLVAGEGVQAAADAAAQLDGVSKVRVADNAVYAHQLAEPMGVLLFELADSYTHVLASASTTGKNVLPRLAALKDVSQLSDVIAVDSADTFKRPIYAGNAIATVKSADVLKVITVRTTGFDAVGAGGSANIEAVDVVVDNSQSSFIKEELAKSDRPELGGAKVVISGGRGMGNGENFKLLDGIADKLGAAIGASRAAVDAGFVPNDMQVGQTGKIVAPDLYIAVGISGAIQHLAGMKDSKVIVAINKDDEAPIFQVADYGLVGDLFELLPELESKL; encoded by the coding sequence ATGAGCATTCTGGTACTTGCTGATTTACACGAAGGCCAACTGGCTGGCGCTACGGCCCATGTCGTGGCAGCTGCGAAAGCCATTGGTGGTGATATTGATGTCCTCGTTGCCGGAGAGGGTGTTCAAGCCGCTGCCGACGCAGCCGCACAACTGGATGGCGTCAGCAAAGTGCGCGTTGCCGACAACGCCGTTTACGCCCACCAGCTAGCCGAACCGATGGGCGTGCTGCTGTTTGAACTGGCCGATAGCTACACCCACGTGCTAGCTAGCGCTTCCACCACCGGGAAAAACGTGCTGCCGCGCCTGGCAGCGCTCAAAGACGTTAGCCAGCTGTCTGACGTGATAGCGGTCGACAGCGCCGACACTTTCAAGCGGCCTATTTACGCGGGTAATGCCATCGCCACGGTTAAAAGCGCCGATGTGCTGAAAGTGATCACCGTGCGCACCACTGGTTTTGACGCGGTAGGCGCAGGCGGCAGCGCCAATATTGAAGCCGTGGACGTAGTGGTAGATAACAGCCAGTCGAGCTTTATCAAAGAAGAGCTGGCGAAGTCGGACCGTCCCGAGTTGGGCGGTGCCAAGGTGGTCATCTCCGGCGGCCGCGGGATGGGCAACGGGGAGAACTTCAAGTTGCTTGACGGCATTGCCGATAAGCTGGGCGCGGCTATTGGCGCCTCCCGTGCGGCCGTCGACGCAGGCTTTGTGCCCAACGATATGCAGGTAGGGCAGACCGGTAAGATTGTCGCTCCGGATTTGTATATTGCCGTCGGTATCTCCGGTGCCATTCAACATCTGGCGGGAATGAAAGACTCCAAGGTGATCGTTGCCATTAACAAGGACGACGAAGCGCCGATCTTCCAGGTCGCTGACTACGGGCTGGTGGGGGATCTGTTTGAGCTTTTGCCTGAGCTTGAGAGCAAGCTGTAA
- a CDS encoding 3-hydroxyacyl-CoA dehydrogenase, with product MSVHYQRHGDVGVIHIANPPVNALGHAVRSGLVKALEEGIADSQAKALVVLADGRTFIAGADIKEFGKPPQAPLLPDVITQLEACSKPLIASLHGTALGGGLEVALGCHYRVALKGTRVGLPEVKLGLLPGAGGTQRLPRLVGVERALEIITSGRFVEAEEALEAGIIDAISDAQTPLEAGLAAAEQVLTGRQTSRITGELPAPAANPQAIASTLQQLNQDASALFSPFRIVEAIEACVTAASLQDGLRRERELFLACMDSPQRAGLIHLFFAARSPHLVPNVESASAFSNVALIGQHPLFERLQKAAHRAGITLTSAPNSDTELCLVAPNSANSVATECPVITMEAIDTHGGNSKNGGKDTALSLIVADNGSMVELVDLSAGPLIQQQAALTLKALRLNVVVSQQQSLLKTMYEAIQQAPASDKQTALERVSVGISEQGFCYRASDIDLLAVEAFGYPRHLGGPHRQATLSKIVSKAGSTANSTAKDD from the coding sequence ATGTCTGTTCATTACCAGCGTCACGGCGATGTAGGCGTTATTCACATTGCCAATCCACCGGTTAACGCATTGGGGCACGCCGTGCGCAGTGGCTTAGTGAAGGCACTTGAAGAAGGTATCGCTGACTCGCAAGCCAAAGCGCTGGTAGTGTTAGCTGATGGCCGCACCTTTATTGCCGGTGCAGATATTAAAGAATTCGGCAAACCTCCCCAGGCTCCTTTGCTGCCCGATGTTATTACCCAACTGGAAGCCTGTTCTAAACCGTTAATTGCCTCTCTACATGGCACCGCCCTAGGCGGTGGCTTAGAAGTTGCGTTGGGCTGTCACTATCGTGTGGCACTGAAGGGCACTCGCGTTGGGTTGCCTGAGGTGAAGCTTGGCTTACTGCCCGGCGCGGGGGGTACACAACGGTTACCACGCTTGGTTGGCGTCGAGCGCGCGTTGGAGATAATCACTAGCGGGCGTTTTGTAGAAGCTGAAGAAGCCCTTGAAGCAGGCATTATAGATGCCATTAGTGATGCCCAAACGCCCCTGGAAGCAGGTTTAGCTGCCGCTGAGCAGGTGCTCACAGGCAGGCAAACGTCACGCATCACCGGAGAGCTTCCTGCCCCTGCGGCGAATCCACAGGCGATTGCCTCTACCCTGCAACAGTTAAACCAAGACGCTTCAGCGCTTTTTTCACCCTTTCGCATTGTAGAAGCGATCGAGGCCTGCGTGACTGCAGCGTCACTTCAGGACGGCTTGCGTCGCGAGCGGGAGCTGTTTCTGGCCTGCATGGACTCACCCCAGCGCGCAGGCCTTATTCACCTCTTTTTTGCCGCGCGCAGCCCCCACCTAGTGCCCAACGTTGAGAGCGCCAGCGCATTTAGCAACGTCGCGTTAATCGGACAGCATCCGCTATTTGAACGTCTGCAAAAAGCCGCCCATCGGGCAGGCATTACCTTAACCAGCGCGCCAAACAGTGACACTGAGCTATGCCTCGTTGCCCCGAATAGCGCCAATAGCGTTGCCACCGAATGTCCCGTTATCACGATGGAAGCCATTGACACTCATGGTGGCAACAGTAAAAACGGCGGCAAGGACACAGCGCTTAGCCTGATCGTTGCTGATAACGGCAGCATGGTTGAGCTGGTCGACCTAAGTGCAGGGCCACTGATCCAACAACAGGCTGCACTTACGCTGAAAGCACTTCGCCTAAACGTAGTGGTTAGCCAACAGCAAAGCCTGCTGAAGACAATGTATGAAGCCATCCAACAGGCGCCAGCCAGCGACAAGCAAACAGCCCTTGAACGGGTGAGCGTGGGTATTTCAGAACAGGGCTTCTGCTATCGCGCAAGCGACATTGATTTGCTGGCCGTGGAAGCGTTCGGCTACCCACGCCACCTGGGCGGTCCTCATCGTCAAGCTACCCTCTCAAAAATAGTCTCAAAGGCTGGCTCAACGGCTAATTCAACTGCTAAGGACGACTAA